One genomic region from Gammaproteobacteria bacterium encodes:
- a CDS encoding EAL domain-containing protein has product MMQTIKNIKKINRFHYGFMQQLGIVFAIGILLLAICSSIAVSTLTSKIVSNRLVDEGAQLTKVLADQSPLALLYGSAENIEETLKTVMRSPDVVGIRIIDKEGDVLVSMGEWEFLDTDINKVKEIHLISETDEIWEYAAPVYVHDNSTSDSGFLLNQAPVVSAQRIGSVRLALSKKTLHAMTSSIYKTNTAVTAGLAILLLLVILLVTKRITNPLRNLGNIMLRAQNGETHLRANTPGPIEIYIMQQSFNKMMDVLEARESELVKARDIALESAKAKGEFAANVTHELRTPMNGILGMLELLAGTGLNFKQTEYIETAQNSAQALLLLVNDILDFSKIEAGAGQLNPEDFYLYTLLDDVVDLLSHQANKKNISLGYVIDPSVPAAVHADQNRMRQIVINLIGNAIKFTAKGGVKIRVSVIKDAANDTEMLEIAIKDTGIGIPHEAQQRIFEAFQQADGSTSRQYGGTGLGLAICAKLINFMEGTIAVESHIGEGSCFSFKIPLKRVLLPPIRKRSGVSSIAGEHVVVFAQDTAMAEEVMHLLDSWQVMSAHVNSLEAYQLLLRESNNKVVLVAHDEVDYVKNLIALLREEYPLSKLSIIWLLHGSVSKLNMPADKISALIELPAQGTRLYDAIAAVTGKIKTHSGTEKSTEPSIPRGRQVLVVDDNRTNQQVAFGMLERMGCIVDLASGGKEALDVVFTKSYDLVMMDVQMPGMDGYEVTDQIRRLEEGTNQHIPIIAMTANNSDDDVRHCLAVGMDDFLSKPLKMAFLKEKLAIWLNTESNHAMENYLPAANEQDKHLAAVTSLHLINEETLAELKKNAGNVFMEMIEVYLEDSELYIESIKRALEEKDEKLLRRSAHSLKGSSRNFGAERLGEVCRILEECGEQADIDKARTYVNTLIDALGEVSALLQAQLNAIKNKQAGPVKNSKTSSKILVVDDDRSQRMTLRAVLENDGYTVEEANTGGHVVTMCAKSMPDLLLMDAMMPGIDGYTACRRIREMPGGAHVPVLIVTALDDEASIDKAFSAGANDFIPKPVNFAVMRQRISRLLEASKTEQHVRHLAYHDPLTGLANRTTFIETLNDYCVKARGNGEMVAVLFLDLDRFKMVNDTMGHDAGDLLLKAVTQRIQGVVRTTDLVARLGGDEFTVILGGLKEMEVIGRIAQKICESLAKPFNLLEQEVYISSSIGIAICPNDSDDINVIIKYADTAMFKAKENRNTFCFYEAGMDTIIAKRMAMEGAMRRALESDQFLLYYQPQVALNTLQVTGMEALIRWQHPEKGMVSPADFIPIAEETGLIGALGYWVLRAGCQQLRRWLDSGYKPIKLSINVSSRQLEDVKFLENVSVILQETQVPTHLLEFEITESAIMKNPDEMIEVLRKFREMGIEIAIDDFGTGHSSLSYLKRLPVNTLKIDRSFVNDIDSSDDAVLVTGIIALAKSLRLKIVAEGVETQSQQDFLAACDCDTVQGFYLYKPMPAADFEKRIFLADLESVKVIHSG; this is encoded by the coding sequence ATGATGCAGACTATTAAAAATATAAAAAAAATAAATCGCTTTCATTATGGCTTTATGCAGCAATTGGGCATCGTATTCGCGATTGGTATACTTTTACTGGCTATTTGTTCTTCTATCGCGGTATCAACATTAACCTCAAAAATTGTTTCCAATCGGCTTGTTGACGAAGGTGCTCAGCTAACCAAAGTATTAGCCGATCAAAGTCCTTTGGCTTTGCTATATGGCAGCGCAGAAAATATTGAAGAAACCTTGAAAACCGTCATGCGGTCACCTGATGTCGTGGGCATAAGAATTATAGATAAAGAAGGCGATGTCTTAGTTTCGATGGGCGAATGGGAATTTTTAGATACCGATATTAATAAAGTTAAAGAAATTCATTTAATAAGTGAGACAGATGAAATTTGGGAATATGCGGCTCCTGTTTATGTGCATGACAATAGCACGTCTGATTCTGGTTTTTTATTAAATCAAGCTCCAGTGGTTTCCGCGCAACGCATTGGTAGTGTGCGTTTGGCGCTCAGCAAAAAAACTTTGCACGCTATGACGTCGTCTATTTATAAAACTAATACTGCCGTTACGGCTGGTTTGGCTATTTTGTTATTATTAGTAATTTTATTAGTAACCAAAAGGATTACTAATCCATTAAGAAATTTAGGTAATATAATGCTGCGTGCCCAGAATGGAGAAACGCATCTACGTGCTAATACGCCAGGCCCCATTGAAATTTATATTATGCAACAATCATTTAATAAAATGATGGATGTATTAGAAGCACGAGAAAGTGAATTAGTAAAAGCACGAGATATTGCATTAGAGTCGGCAAAAGCAAAAGGTGAGTTTGCTGCGAATGTCACGCATGAGCTGCGCACACCCATGAATGGAATTTTGGGTATGTTAGAGCTGTTAGCCGGCACGGGTTTAAATTTCAAACAAACTGAATATATAGAAACGGCTCAAAATTCTGCTCAAGCACTATTGTTATTGGTTAACGATATTCTGGATTTTTCAAAAATAGAAGCGGGTGCAGGGCAACTGAATCCAGAAGACTTTTATTTATATACTTTATTGGATGATGTAGTCGATTTGTTGTCGCATCAAGCAAACAAGAAAAATATTAGTTTAGGGTACGTAATTGATCCGTCAGTGCCTGCGGCGGTGCATGCAGATCAAAATAGAATGAGACAAATCGTTATTAATTTAATTGGTAATGCTATTAAGTTCACTGCAAAAGGCGGTGTAAAAATTAGAGTTTCTGTGATCAAAGATGCTGCTAATGACACTGAGATGCTAGAAATAGCCATCAAAGATACAGGCATAGGTATTCCTCACGAAGCGCAACAACGTATTTTTGAAGCTTTTCAACAAGCCGATGGCTCTACTTCTCGTCAATATGGCGGCACGGGATTGGGTTTGGCTATTTGTGCCAAGTTAATTAATTTTATGGAAGGCACTATTGCAGTAGAAAGTCATATAGGAGAAGGCAGCTGCTTTTCATTTAAAATTCCATTAAAGCGCGTCTTGCTTCCTCCTATACGTAAAAGAAGCGGAGTTAGTTCTATAGCTGGCGAGCATGTTGTGGTGTTTGCACAAGATACGGCGATGGCTGAAGAAGTAATGCATTTGTTAGATAGCTGGCAAGTTATGTCTGCACATGTTAACAGCCTTGAGGCCTACCAATTATTGTTGCGTGAAAGTAACAATAAGGTTGTATTAGTCGCACATGATGAAGTTGATTACGTAAAAAATCTCATTGCTCTATTAAGAGAAGAATACCCTTTATCTAAATTATCAATTATTTGGTTGTTACACGGTTCAGTCAGCAAGCTTAATATGCCGGCCGACAAAATTTCTGCGTTAATAGAATTGCCTGCCCAAGGAACACGTTTATATGATGCGATTGCGGCGGTAACCGGAAAAATAAAAACTCATTCAGGCACGGAAAAATCCACAGAGCCTTCGATCCCACGAGGTCGTCAAGTATTAGTAGTGGATGATAATCGCACTAATCAGCAAGTTGCTTTTGGTATGTTGGAACGTATGGGTTGCATTGTTGATTTGGCATCTGGCGGTAAAGAAGCATTAGATGTTGTATTTACTAAATCGTATGACTTGGTAATGATGGACGTGCAAATGCCTGGCATGGACGGTTACGAAGTTACTGATCAAATTCGTCGCTTAGAAGAAGGCACTAATCAACATATTCCGATTATTGCGATGACGGCAAATAATAGTGATGATGATGTGCGCCATTGCTTAGCAGTCGGGATGGATGATTTTCTTTCAAAACCTTTAAAAATGGCTTTCCTAAAAGAAAAACTAGCCATTTGGCTGAATACTGAATCGAATCACGCCATGGAAAACTATTTGCCGGCAGCAAATGAACAAGATAAACATTTAGCCGCCGTTACGAGTTTACATTTGATCAATGAAGAAACCTTGGCTGAGTTAAAGAAAAATGCCGGCAATGTGTTTATGGAAATGATTGAAGTTTATTTAGAAGACAGCGAACTTTATATCGAGTCTATAAAGCGTGCATTAGAAGAAAAAGATGAGAAATTATTAAGACGCTCGGCGCATTCATTAAAAGGCAGTAGTCGTAATTTTGGTGCTGAGCGATTAGGTGAAGTTTGCCGTATTTTAGAAGAATGTGGGGAACAAGCGGATATTGATAAAGCGCGTACTTATGTTAATACCTTGATTGATGCGTTGGGTGAAGTGAGTGCTTTATTGCAAGCTCAATTAAATGCCATAAAAAACAAACAAGCAGGTCCGGTTAAAAATAGCAAAACCAGTTCCAAAATATTAGTAGTTGATGATGATCGCAGTCAACGTATGACGTTGCGCGCGGTGCTAGAAAATGATGGTTACACAGTAGAAGAAGCTAATACTGGCGGACACGTAGTGACGATGTGCGCGAAATCTATGCCGGATTTATTATTGATGGATGCAATGATGCCAGGCATTGATGGTTATACTGCATGTCGTCGTATTCGTGAAATGCCGGGTGGTGCTCATGTGCCGGTGTTAATCGTAACGGCGCTGGATGATGAAGCTTCTATTGATAAAGCTTTTTCTGCTGGCGCTAATGATTTTATTCCGAAGCCAGTCAATTTTGCTGTTATGCGCCAACGTATTTCACGTTTATTAGAAGCTAGCAAAACTGAGCAACACGTACGTCATTTGGCTTACCATGATCCTTTGACGGGTTTGGCTAATAGAACTACGTTCATTGAAACGTTAAATGATTACTGCGTCAAAGCGCGTGGTAATGGCGAGATGGTAGCGGTTTTATTTTTAGATTTAGATAGATTTAAAATGGTTAATGACACGATGGGTCATGACGCCGGCGATTTATTATTAAAAGCAGTTACGCAACGCATACAAGGTGTTGTCCGAACTACTGATTTAGTTGCGCGTTTAGGTGGTGATGAATTTACCGTGATTTTAGGTGGTTTGAAAGAAATGGAAGTGATTGGGCGTATTGCGCAAAAAATATGCGAGTCGCTAGCGAAACCGTTTAATTTGTTAGAGCAAGAAGTTTATATTAGCAGCAGTATTGGCATCGCTATTTGTCCTAATGATAGCGACGATATTAATGTCATTATTAAATATGCCGATACGGCAATGTTTAAAGCCAAAGAAAACCGTAATACCTTTTGTTTTTATGAAGCAGGAATGGATACTATCATTGCAAAACGTATGGCCATGGAAGGTGCGATGCGGCGGGCTTTAGAGAGCGATCAGTTTTTATTGTATTATCAGCCGCAAGTTGCATTAAATACTTTACAAGTGACCGGTATGGAAGCATTAATTAGATGGCAACATCCTGAAAAAGGCATGGTTTCGCCGGCTGATTTTATTCCAATTGCAGAAGAAACAGGATTAATTGGTGCTTTAGGTTATTGGGTGTTGCGTGCAGGTTGTCAGCAGTTACGACGTTGGCTGGATAGTGGTTATAAACCTATTAAGTTATCGATTAACGTCTCTAGTCGTCAATTAGAAGATGTTAAGTTTTTAGAAAATGTATCAGTTATTTTACAAGAAACTCAGGTGCCTACACATTTGTTAGAGTTCGAAATTACCGAAAGTGCCATCATGAAAAATCCTGACGAAATGATTGAAGTGCTGCGAAAATTTCGGGAAATGGGTATAGAAATAGCGATTGATGATTTTGGTACAGGCCATTCTTCGTTAAGCTATTTAAAACGTTTGCCGGTTAACACTTTAAAAATTGATCGTTCTTTTGTTAATGATATTGATTCTAGTGATGATGCTGTTTTAGTCACGGGCATTATTGCTTTAGCGAAAAGTTTACGTTTAAAAATAGTCGCTGAAGGTGTGGAAACACAATCGCAGCAAGATTTTCTAGCTGCCTGTGACTGTGATACGGTGCAGGGCTTTTATTTGTATAAGCCAATGCCCGCTGCGGATTTTGAAAAGAGAATATTTTTAGCAGATCTTGAATCCGTTAAAGTAATTCATTCTGGATAG
- a CDS encoding CopG family transcriptional regulator encodes MRVGLPKEQQQELRHCLEKMKVPHDVIEHLLTSQQAGQTQKAFIHKKVITTPEGWIINFNNRSAKAPIEFEAPHRNEEPDSLMLRTLQGLERFAARIISKEPAANDTSPAITKTSPATNSAASNNTTPIKPKTKPVEFHKLTIEVSEDQLEALNKLAKEKGVSINAIIRAALNRFLKPQARETNNTINKQTKKA; translated from the coding sequence ATGCGCGTCGGACTACCCAAAGAACAACAACAAGAGTTACGTCATTGTTTGGAAAAAATGAAAGTACCCCATGACGTCATCGAACATTTACTGACCTCCCAACAAGCAGGGCAAACTCAGAAAGCATTTATACATAAAAAAGTAATTACTACTCCAGAAGGTTGGATTATTAATTTTAATAATCGATCCGCCAAAGCACCCATTGAATTCGAAGCACCGCATCGTAATGAAGAACCCGATAGCTTAATGCTGCGCACACTACAAGGATTAGAACGTTTTGCCGCGCGTATCATCAGCAAAGAACCCGCAGCCAATGACACATCTCCCGCTATCACCAAAACCTCTCCCGCAACTAACTCGGCGGCTAGCAATAACACAACGCCTATAAAACCCAAAACCAAACCGGTTGAGTTTCACAAATTGACTATTGAAGTAAGCGAAGACCAATTAGAAGCACTGAATAAATTAGCTAAAGAAAAAGGCGTATCGATTAATGCCATTATTCGTGCAGCACTTAATCGTTTTTTAAAACCTCAAGCAAGAGAAACCAATAACACCATTAATAAACAAACAAAAAAAGCTTAA
- a CDS encoding serine hydroxymethyltransferase: protein MYNKSMTIAGFDADLWHAIEQETLRQEEHIELIASENYASPRVLAAQGSSLTNKYAEGYPGKRYYGGCEYVDIAEQLAIDRAKALFGADYANVQPHSGSQANAAVYLALLQPGDTILGMSLAHGGHLTHGAKVNFSGKLFNAVQYGLDTRTGEIDYDQLDALADEHKPKMIVGGFSAYSRVVDWARLRAAADRVGAYLMTDIAHVAGLVAAGEYPNPIALADVVTTTTHKTLRGPRGGLILARSNPDIEKKLNSMVFPGTQGGPLMHVIAAKAVAFKEALEPEFKTYQQQVKKNARVMANTLIERGYKIVSGGTDNHLFLLDLIDKNITGKEADAVLGSANITVNKNAVPNDPQSPFVTSGIRIGTPAITTRGFGETESRDLANWIADILADINNPQVIASVRDKVLDVCRRFPVYAN from the coding sequence ATGTATAACAAATCCATGACAATTGCTGGTTTCGACGCTGATTTATGGCATGCCATTGAGCAAGAAACCTTACGCCAAGAAGAGCATATCGAGCTGATTGCTTCGGAAAATTATGCCAGTCCCCGAGTTTTGGCGGCACAAGGTTCTTCTTTGACCAATAAATACGCGGAAGGTTATCCGGGTAAGCGTTATTACGGGGGTTGTGAATATGTAGACATTGCTGAGCAGTTAGCAATTGACCGCGCTAAAGCCTTGTTTGGTGCTGATTATGCCAATGTGCAACCGCATTCCGGTTCGCAGGCGAATGCCGCTGTGTATCTGGCTTTGTTACAACCCGGCGATACCATTTTGGGTATGAGTTTGGCGCATGGTGGACATTTAACGCATGGCGCGAAGGTTAATTTTTCCGGCAAGCTTTTTAATGCCGTTCAATATGGTTTGGATACACGCACTGGCGAAATTGATTATGACCAATTAGATGCGTTGGCAGACGAGCATAAACCTAAAATGATCGTGGGTGGTTTTTCTGCTTATTCACGCGTAGTCGATTGGGCGCGTTTGCGTGCGGCGGCTGATCGCGTGGGTGCGTATTTAATGACCGATATCGCGCACGTAGCGGGTTTAGTGGCAGCAGGTGAATATCCTAATCCGATTGCATTAGCCGATGTGGTGACGACAACCACACATAAAACTTTACGCGGACCCCGCGGTGGTTTGATTTTGGCGCGCAGCAATCCCGACATTGAGAAAAAATTAAATTCGATGGTGTTTCCCGGTACTCAAGGCGGACCTTTAATGCATGTGATTGCAGCTAAAGCAGTCGCTTTTAAAGAAGCCTTGGAACCTGAATTTAAAACCTATCAGCAACAAGTGAAAAAAAATGCACGTGTGATGGCCAACACCTTAATTGAACGTGGTTATAAAATTGTTTCAGGCGGCACGGATAATCATTTGTTCTTGTTGGATTTAATCGACAAAAACATTACGGGCAAAGAAGCCGATGCGGTTTTAGGTAGCGCCAACATTACGGTAAATAAAAATGCAGTGCCTAACGATCCTCAATCACCTTTTGTCACCAGCGGGATTCGTATTGGTACACCTGCAATTACTACGCGCGGTTTTGGCGAAACAGAAAGTCGTGATTTAGCGAATTGGATTGCGGACATATTGGCTGACATTAATAATCCGCAAGTGATTGCAAGCGTGCGCGACAAAGTTTTGGATGTGTGTCGCCGTTTTCCCGTTTACGCAAATTAA